One segment of Streptomyces sp. TG1A-8 DNA contains the following:
- a CDS encoding SRPBCC family protein, which translates to MPLFTLERTAPLPAGEAWRRLTDWPRHAGVAPLTRITVLTPGPTRVGTRFAARSAVGPLGFDDVMEVTVWRPPADGGPGLCRLDKRGRVILGWAEIEVRPGPGGRTRVVWREELRVRFLPGLFDGAVDRASRAVFGRAVTRLLRQP; encoded by the coding sequence GTGCCCCTCTTCACCCTCGAACGCACGGCCCCGCTCCCCGCCGGCGAGGCGTGGCGCCGGCTCACGGACTGGCCGCGGCACGCCGGCGTGGCCCCGCTGACCCGGATCACCGTGCTCACCCCGGGGCCGACCCGGGTGGGGACCCGGTTCGCCGCCCGCTCGGCCGTGGGTCCGCTGGGCTTCGACGACGTCATGGAGGTCACGGTGTGGCGCCCCCCGGCCGACGGCGGACCGGGGCTGTGCCGGTTGGACAAGCGCGGCCGGGTGATCCTGGGCTGGGCCGAGATCGAGGTCCGGCCGGGGCCCGGCGGCCGGACCCGCGTGGTGTGGCGGGAGGAGCTGCGGGTCCGCTTCCTGCCGGGCCTGTTCGACGGCGCCGTGGACCGGGCGTCCCGCGCGGTGTTCGGACGGGCGGTGACCCGGCTGCTCCGGCAGCCGTGA